From the genome of Triticum aestivum cultivar Chinese Spring chromosome 1A, IWGSC CS RefSeq v2.1, whole genome shotgun sequence:
CATCGAGATACTCGATGCATTATGATTTCCTTTTTGAAACAGTTACACAATCATGTCGACGTCACAAGAGCCATGTTGTTAACTCCAAATTAACCAGGATAGTATATACAAATTAATAATCTGAAAGGGCATGCAGATTGAGGAGGATCTGCCGGAGTTGAGAGAGAGATGGGCATTATCGTTCTGGGGTACAGGAGGAGAAGAGAAGGGAAGAGTAATGGGGCTTACATCATGCCGTCAGCCGTGCTCTGAGCCAGGTTGCCGGCCGCCGGAGGGCGCGCTGTGCATACTGGGGTGGAGTTCTGTTTTTTTATAGAAAAAATAGGGCAGAGTTTCGTGAGGGCCAACCTGGGCCGCGGCCCGCCAAAGCAAGCCTTCTTGGAGCAGAAGAATAATAACTTTTCCTAGGCCCAAGCCCACACCTGTCACAGCGTTCCACGAGATAGCAGCCCAGCGCCCAACGCCCAGGAGCTCACAAGTCACAACCCTCGCAGCGCTCAGCACACCGCAgccgccggccggccgccgccccACGGGTGAccgtcacgccgccgccgccgcccaccgtccACCGGCGCACACCAGCCGCAGCCCACGACCACCCCTATCGATTCGGAGACCCGCTCGCCTCCCCGTCACCATCCACGCCTTCCCCCTCCCACCTCCCCCGCCAAGCCAAAGCCGCCGCCACCCTTCCCTTCCCCGGCTTCCCTCCAAAACCCTAGCGAAAAATTCCCCATTCCCTCCACGAAAGATTCAAACCCTGCCCCCAATTTTCAATCCTCCTCCCGCCGGACCCGATCCCACTCCCACCTACCCTCCCGAGAAAACTACCCATTAAAATCCCTCCCGGATGCGCTCCATTTCTTCCGCCATGAGGTCGCTCCTCCTCTCCgcctccgccccctcctcctcccccgcttTCTTGCCCCGCTCCACCGCCCTCCGCCCGCTGCTCTCGCTCCCTTTCCGGCCGGATCTTTCCCGCCCCAGGCCCTTCGCCCCCCCGGCCAGGTCGCTCTCTAAGACGgcaccgccggcggcggcggccagggctCGGATAGACGAACGTGTTTCGGGGATGGAGGTCCAGGCGGCGAATTCCGGCGAGATTCACATCATCGTCGGGCCCATGTTCGCTGGCAAGACCACCGCGCTTCTCCGCCGGGTCCAGGCCGAGGCCGGCACCGGCAGGTACTGACCCCCGTCCAGTCTCCTCTCTCTCTTGTTTACTGCCAGTGAACCCCGGTTCCTATCAGTCAGTCAGGGTTTCTGATAAGACCAAAGAAAAATCAATGCTCAGAAGAGTAGGAGCCAAGTAGTATATAATACTGATGTCCTTCTTATAACTCTAATTGTCAATAGCTTGCATAGAAAACTGGTGGCCTGTCAGAGGTTCGCTGGTCGGTGATGGAGTAATTCATGATCTTGTCTAAGTATATAATAACTAATCTTCTTCTTATATAACTCTAATTGTCAATACCTTGCATAGAAAACTGGTGGCCTGTCAGAGTTTCACTGGTCAGTGATGGCATAATCAATGATCTTAGCACACTCAAACTGATATTTACTTTCTTTCTTAAAAAGACTGCTATGTTACGAGTGATTTTCTTAGTCAGCAAGAAGATTGCTATTGCAGAGATTTTGATGAAAACAATGTGTCTTGCTCTTTCTGTCTCCTGAATTCCACGCTTTTTGACTTCGCCATTTACTTCCATATGTGGGACAAATCGTTGTGGTAGAATTTTGACATCTTTGCTCCTTGCAATACAGGACTGTGGCACTCATAAAGTCTGACAAAGACAATCGATATGGATTGGATTCTGTTGTGACCCATGATGGCACAAAGATGGCATGCTGGGCTCTACCAGAGCTTTCAACTTTCCAAGATAAATTAGGGAGAGATGCTTATGATAAGGTGTGACAAGCACTTTCAGCTTTCTATTTAGTTAATCATGCTGTGCACTGTGAATTACTACTGCCTTTCAAATATTCTAATGGTTTCAATGGATGCTTCAAACATCACTCTGCTTTTGTTTGGTAGTCTTATTTCTCGTTGCAATATATCGTTTCTCCATTTTATGCTGTATTGCTtcagattctttttgcaaaaatgtacacaaaaattatacctttaCAGTGCTTTCTCACAACAAGGTAGAAAAGAGAGCAATCTAGACTGTTGCTATATGTGCTTGTGCTAGCAGTGAATTCATAAAAGTAAATGTGCCATCAAGCATTATTTGAAAAGGAGATCTGTATGTATATGCAAAATGCTATCATTTGGGCCTGCATAGATGGAAAAGTTTAATACTGGAGTGGTAGTTGTATGATCTTGGGCGCGTTTGGTTGGATGCCACAATATTGCACAGTTAAGTTAGCCAGCTATGTTAATGTCTAGTTCTTCTCTGAACTTATCATGTTTCACCTCGTTTGACCTATAACCCATATTTCAAGGTCACATTATTTTGTCACATTGAGGAAGCTGAATCCACCCAGTCTGTGGCTACAAAAAATTGCTTTTGGTCTTGGCCTGAAATAGTAGTACTGCTCCTGTTTTCCATTTAGCTGAGGTTTGTGAATAAAGAAGTGAAAATTGAATAATTGTGGCAAGGTAGCTGACTGGAAAACTTACTGAGTCCAATCAAAACATGTTATGGTTGACTTTTTGTAGCCATTTGTTTTTCAATAATATATTTGCAAGCCTGTAGAAATTGCCAAATGTACTTGTGTTAATTTGAACAGTGTATGCCTAAGAAGCCATTATTTATCTAACAACAAAAAGTTTGATCTACAAGCATCCTGTGTTGAAAATTGACGAGCTTGTAATTAGAGGACCTAGTTTTGTCACATGATAGCAGGAGGCAGTTGTCATGCTTAGTGTTCATCTACTTGCCTGATTTAGTAAGTAGATTGTCAATGATATGGGTTGACTAGCTAATCTGTTCTTCAGCCATTCTTAAAAAATACATGTTTGTGTGCGAACTTCCTTTTATCTGGTTATCATCACAACTTATCGTACAGTTGCTATGTGAGATGGTACCACCTCCTATCTGTACCGTTGCTGTGGGAAATGGCCTGGAAGCTTTAGCCAGCCAACAATGGTTGAGATAAGAGCTGTTGGTTTTTTCATGTCATGGTGTGGCATGGTGGTATTGAAGCTGTTGGTTTTGGTTGTCTGTAAGAATCTCATCAAAATTTGCTGCTACAGGTAGATGTCATAGGTATCGATGAAGCCCAGTTCTTCGATGATCTTCATGATTTTTGCAGCAAAGCCGCTGATCATGATGGAAAAATCGTTGTGGTTGCAGGGCTAGATGGTGATTACAAAAGGTACTTGCTGACTGATTTATCTCATAACTTGTTTAGTTTCCCTATGATGTGGCCATTTGCTGAATCTCTGTACATCTCCTAAAAGACTTAAATAAATAAAATCATCCAAATGGTCCAAGTTTCATTCAGAAGGTATTGCAATTCTTTTTTTTTATCATGCCTACTGTTTGATGGTCGAGTTGTTTCACAGgaacaagtttggctcagtactgGACATCATTCCCCTGGCCAACTCGGTCACCAAGCTGACAGCACGGTGTGAGTTGTGCGATCGCCGGGCGTCCTTCACATTGAGGAAGACACAGGAAACCAGGACCGAACTCATTGGTGGAGCCAATGTGTATATGCCTGTGTGCAGGCAGCACTACTTGGACGGGCAGATTGTCATCGAGGCCACAAGGATTGTTATGGATATCGAAAGATCCACGGAAGTAGCTCGCTGCTAGTTAGGGGTGTGTGCCTTATCCAGAATATCCCTCTCTTCAGTACTCCAACAGCGTGTTGAGATGTGCTACCAGTGTGTACCTGTTATTGATCATCTGTGGCAGCATGCCAGCCTGAATTTCAAGTTATGAGGCAATGCCATATTACCATAGGAGAACTTAATTAAGTTGCAATTTGAGCAGATTGTAAATATTTACCAGTTGGGGATGTTGGTGCAAACATCTCTTCTTTTTAGAATACCCACCTTTTAATTCGAAAATGATGACCTCTTGTGCCAAAATTGCGCACGCATGAGACAGATTCTGGAAGGGAGGTGAATGCGTAGTAATATGTGGTTGTTTGTAAGAAACATTGGTTAGCACGAAATTGTTAGTCCCTGTATTAGGTAGAATGAGAAACTGAAGAGGTAACAAATGGTTATCTATTTATTTCTGGACATGTCTTATACACTGTAATTTGGATGCTCCAGTTCGGAAATATTGTGTGTGCAAAAAAAATATTTTGGTCACTCATGCAGACCAGAGGCTGCGCAACGCCCGCTGCTGCTCCTTTCTCTGTGCAGGTCTGTCACCCGCTATTGTTTGTGGTTGGATTAAGAATTCCTTGAGTGTATTTCTTTTTGTCAATTTGTTTCGGGCTGATGATATAAAGGTCGAAGACGGAACAATGTAAAGTTTTTaccaaatcaataaatttggacgCCGATAACGCCCACACGTATGGGCGTTAAGGGATCTGGCCACACGTTTTATGTGGTGTCTAAGAGAATCAGCCCACACGCCTATGTGTGGGCAAAACAAGGAATGCTTATATGTTTTTTTTTCTCGCGGTTCCTCCCACATgtctacgtgtgggcaaaataaATAACGCCCACACGCCTGTATGTTAGGCCTCCTACCTCATGGTGATGCATGcccccgcgtgacagtcaccacgcGCCCTTGCAGTTGCCATGGGCTGGACCCTCTTCCATGTTTGttaaactacagttgccatgttgctgaAATACAATTGCCAtatcggacaactacagttgccatggttgctcaacggCAGTTGTCATCTCATGtcaagtgccagatgccattttGGACAGCTTCagctgttgccatgtgtggtctggtctaTTACAGTTGCCATGATTTAAAAAATTTAGGAGTTGTCACCTACTAACACTAAGCAGTTACCATATAGCACTACACAAAGACATGGCAAAATAATATGTTCaggtaaagagagagttgccatctgcttacaagcacaccaggggcagttgccatgtaccctgcaaaataTATGGCAATTAACAGCTTTggatgtgggagaggagacgggcgtgtgggcgcggtggtatctttaggagttgccatctactaaacactaggcagttgccacatagcactacaaaaagacatggcaaaataacatgttcaggtaaagagagagttgccatctactTACAAGTATACTAAGGCAGTTgtcatgtaccctgcaaaacacatgacaATTGATAggtttgggtgtgggagaggagacgagCGTGTGGGTGAACTGACAAACACCCACACAGCAGCCCCTGTACGTGCGTTGAAaactggcgtgtgggcgaactgctaaacgcccacgcACCGTCACCTCCGTGTGTGGAAAGGGATGTGTGGGTGACCgaatgaatgcccacacaccagcccaatCCTACATGGCATAAAAAATCTGGCAAAACATGTCAAGATTCATGCAAACTCAAACGCCCACACGTATGGGCGTTAGTATTTCTGACAAATTTTGTAGTATTTGCACTTGTCACTGAATCAATAATACGGGTATCTATATGTACAAATTGGAAAAATGATGTGTCGCCCAATGTATCAGCTACCTAAGAGAAAATCATCAGCAGCATTTGATTTTTTTAAGGAGTATCAGCAGCGACTTGTCCAGACTATTATATTATCAAAccgtaaaataaaaagaaaaacgattATATTGGTAGCAAACGCTGGGCCGACCGTGTCAGCCTGTGAGTGGGCTTCGAATTCATTTTCCTGTGACCCGCCACGCTCTCACGCATTTCCCCCCAAAACCGCCGCCGCCCACCTCTCTGATCTCAAAAAATGCCCTCTCTGATCGCgtcggcttcggcggcggcggcctagcGCTGGGCGtcgacgccagcctcctcctcctcgcgtgcTCCCGCCGCACAAACCGCCAGCCATGGGGGTGGAGGCAGGCGCTCCTGGTTCTAGGTCGAGGAAGAGGAAAGCAACGGCACGCGAGGCGGCCgccccggcgccggcgccgacgccTGCGGAGGCGCCCGCCGCGGAACCTACATCGGAGGACCGTGGACAGCAGATTCCCGGATCCGATGCGGACGGAGGAGGCGCCGGCGTGGATCGCATCAGCGACCTCCCCGACGAGGTCCTCGGGGAGATCGTCTCGCTCCTCCCCACCAAGGAAGGCGGCCGCACCCAGGTCCTCGCCTCCCGGTGGCGCCGCCTCTGGCGCACCGCCCCGCTCAACCTCGACCACCGTTCCTTCTTACGCGACGAGGAGGGCCTCGATGCCGCCATATCGCGCGTCCTCGCCGCCCACCAGGGCCCCGGCCGCCGCTTCTCCGCCCCCGTctaccacctcgccggcgaccgaGCGGATGCCTGGCTCCGGTCCCCCGCCCTCAACAACCTCCAGGAGCTCGAGCTGTGCAGCTTCAATCATAAGTTACCGCGTCCACCGGCAACGGTGCAGATGCCGCCCTCGGCCGCCTTCCGCTTCTCCGACACCCTCTGTGTTGCCATCATTGGAGATTGCCACCTTCCCGACGACATCATTCAAGCGCTTCACTTCCCTAAGCTTCAGAAGCTCGCGCTTCAGAGCGTCAGCATATCCGAATCCTCGCTGCACACCATGATTGCCGCTTGCCCCGCTCTGGAGTGCTTGCTTATTAAGAACAGTGGGGGCTTCCGTTGTGTCAGAATCAACTCCATTACCCTTAGAAGCATTGGTGTGAGCGGTTATAGCAATCGGCTAGAGACCAAATTTAAGGAACTCATCATCGAGAATGCCCCTTGTCTTGAAAGCTTGCTCACACTTGGTTCATGCGAGTGCCGTCTTATATCGGTAATCTCCGCGCCTAAACTCGAGGTCATGGGCTGCCTTTCTACTCATTATGGTATTAGAATCTCGTTTGACTCGGCACCGTTCGACTCGACGGTTATTCAGGTAGTGTGCCCTCCCTACTTGCTTTCAATGTGCTGCTGAATTACATGTTATCTGCACTTATAGATGGTCTAATATCGTCTTTCATGCTCCATGAAGCGAATGGGTGTTGACCGCCTGACGGCAGCGGTGCGCACTGTCAAGATTTTAGCTATCCTTATGCATTCTCTTAGTCTTGATGTTGTTCTTGACTTGATGAGATGCTTCCCGTGCTTGGAAAAGTTGTACATTGAGGTGATACTTCTTCTGTGATGATGGTTCATCTAGTATTGACTGCTCCTTTGATTCATTTACTGTTCTGAAATTAttggtttttattttgttttctttgttcgtTTTCAGTCAAGTGGACCAGGGATTAGCAACCTATGGCGTCGTAAACACCGGGCTCTTATAAGATCACTTGACATCCGTCTGAAGACTATTGTATGGAATTATTATCGGGGAATTAAGTCACATGTTGACTTGGCCACATTTTTTGTACTAAATGCTCGCGTGCTAGAATTAATGACTCTTGAGGTTAATGTTGAAGATTTCAACGAGGATTTTTTTGcacaacatcataagaagcttcagGTGGATAGTAGGGCCTCAAGAGGTGCTCGGATTCGTTTTACTACCGATTGGTGCTATAATTACCATATGAAGTTTAGTGTCCATGATTTGGGTCGAGCTGACCCCTTTGAAAGGACACACCCTTTGCAAGGAGATACCATATTTGAGCTTTGCTAACTGTTAGTTTGTATCATCTCCTTATTATCGCAGTTAAGAATGCTGTTCATAATAATGTTAGTTCTGTTGAAACCAATTTCTATTCAGCTCGTTTAAGTTTGTATTATCTTGGAACCTTACGGCAGTTAAGCATGCTATATATTCATGATGTTGGTCCTGCTGAAACCAGCTTGATGAGAAAGCACATACATTGTTTTGTGCCCTTGAGTGTCAAGTGTATCCATTAAACCGTTCTATCATTTATGAATGAAGTCGCACGAATTGATATGCTTCTGAGTGTTGGTATCACTCACCTTGTGGTGCTAAAAGTCATGTCAGTCAATAGTTTTTTGCCCCCTTGCCCAATGGCATGATTTGTGGTTACTTGAACATTCTGAATGTTGCATGATGTCTCTAGTTTGCATCAACTATTTGCAGTTCCACCTGGGCTTTGTCTTGGAAGCAAGAAATGAATTTTGTTTCTTGATGCTGAAAGTAACCGTGGTGCTAAAAGTCATTGTTTTTTGCCCCTTGCCCAATAGCATGGTTCGCGTGGGATGTGGTTCCTTGCACATTCGGAATGTTGCATGATGTCTCCGGTTTGCATCAACTATTTGCAGTAGGGCTGGGACTTCATCTTGGAAGCAAGAAATGCACTTTGTTTCCTGACGCTGAACTGCTTTGTTTGGCAAAGTCTGCTCCAGCGTTGGCTGCTGCTCCTCTCCTTGTGCGGGTTTCTTGCCCTCTTTCATTTGCTGTCACAGTTCAGAATTCCTGGACAGTATTAATTTGTTTGTCGATTCGCTTCGTGCCGACGATAAATGCTGAAGATGGAACATTGTAAACTTGCTGGTGAATCAGTTATTCCACTTCTTTCCAGCACATAAAAAAAAATAAGAACAGAGGGAAAGAAGCCCCCTGTCTTATTCTTATAGGAGAATGAGGAGACTCGAACCTAGTCTTTCCAGCACATAAATAGCCCTGATGTTGAGCTGCTCTGATCAAGCTCCAACCATGGCTGCTGCTCATTTCTCTGTGCAGGGTTCTTGCCTCTTCCGCTTGCTGTCGGAATCCATGAGCTGCACAATTTATTTCTCGATTTTTGTTGTGTGACGACGTAAATGCCAGTGAATCAATTATTCGGTAATTGCACGCGTCCTGCGCTTGTTAGCGAATCGACGGTGCATGGCGTATCAGAGGCAGAGCACAGCCGATCGATGGGTTGTAGAACCGGTCAGGAGGTTTTGCTGATTCAGTACTGGAAACTCATGGATGCTATCCAAAGCATGCAACCAGTACTTTACTGCATACGTGGATATAATGAAGTAGCACATGTGTATGTTAGCCATGGTGCACAAATGGAACTGGGCCATATCAGTATGGCCAGTGATCCATTGAAATATGATGTGctcagccgactagactagcagaCGTCCAAAGCCCAATACCGGACACTATTTTTCTTTTCAAGATTGTACGTAACACTAATTCAGAACGAACCTGACACTTGATTGCTCTCTTCTCTACCATCAGGCAAGCAAGCAAGCAGCATGTATTTTTTTTTCTTGACAGTTGAAGCAAGAAATCAAAGTAAGAAGAACAGGGGAACCGCTGAGAGCACCCTATCGAAGACGTCAGCCGCTGCCGCTCCACCCAATCCCCGCCGGCAAGGCCACGGTTCCCTCCTCCTCAGCGTGCCGCTCCGGTGGCGGAAGGGGGTGGGAACCTAGGATCTGCATTGCGGCGTTGTAGTTAGGTTAGGTCTCTTAGGTTTAGAGTTTGGTTTCTCGGCGGCGGTGCTATGCTGGCGATTGTGGCATTGTACGGTTCAAAAATAAGGTTTTCCTGACTCTTGGCCCACCAAATCGGCTGCACCGTAGAGGACGAGAATTGTCTGCTTACGGTTCTATTAGTAACTCCGGTATCATTCTTTCCATAGTTTATCATTTTTCAGTTAATATTTGCTCCTGTTTTGCTCTCTTTTTTGTTTGTTCATAaatagtttggattgcttaccacatttATCACGTGGTCGCTCCTGTTTTGCTCTTACTAACAAGGTGGCCTCCTAACTCATTCTTTGGACGTGCCGGCTTCGTTGGCATGCAGGGCGTGGCCAATGCGGAGTTGGCCACGTCGTCGTCGGTGCCCCAGTCATATTCTTCCTCTGCCGCATCAGCCTCCACGAACATGACTTCTTTCTCAAGCCTACTAGCAGCGTTGCGCCATCGCTCGCGGCGGATTTGGTGGGAGACGGCGTTGGCCAT
Proteins encoded in this window:
- the LOC123066683 gene encoding thymidine kinase encodes the protein MRSISSAMRSLLLSASAPSSSPAFLPRSTALRPLLSLPFRPDLSRPRPFAPPARSLSKTAPPAAAARARIDERVSGMEVQAANSGEIHIIVGPMFAGKTTALLRRVQAEAGTGRTVALIKSDKDNRYGLDSVVTHDGTKMACWALPELSTFQDKLGRDAYDKVDVIGIDEAQFFDDLHDFCSKAADHDGKIVVVAGLDGDYKRNKFGSVLDIIPLANSVTKLTARCELCDRRASFTLRKTQETRTELIGGANVYMPVCRQHYLDGQIVIEATRIVMDIERSTEVARC
- the LOC123066672 gene encoding putative F-box/FBD/LRR-repeat protein At5g44950; the encoded protein is MGVEAGAPGSRSRKRKATAREAAAPAPAPTPAEAPAAEPTSEDRGQQIPGSDADGGGAGVDRISDLPDEVLGEIVSLLPTKEGGRTQVLASRWRRLWRTAPLNLDHRSFLRDEEGLDAAISRVLAAHQGPGRRFSAPVYHLAGDRADAWLRSPALNNLQELELCSFNHKLPRPPATVQMPPSAAFRFSDTLCVAIIGDCHLPDDIIQALHFPKLQKLALQSVSISESSLHTMIAACPALECLLIKNSGGFRCVRINSITLRSIGVSGYSNRLETKFKELIIENAPCLESLLTLGSCECRLISVISAPKLEVMGCLSTHYGIRISFDSAPFDSTVIQRMGVDRLTAAVRTVKILAILMHSLSLDVVLDLMRCFPCLEKLYIESSGPGISNLWRRKHRALIRSLDIRLKTIVWNYYRGIKSHVDLATFFVLNARVLELMTLEVNVEDFNEDFFAQHHKKLQVDSRASRGARIRFTTDWCYNYHMKFSVHDLGRADPFERTHPLQGDTIFELC